Sequence from the Fundulus heteroclitus isolate FHET01 chromosome 7, MU-UCD_Fhet_4.1, whole genome shotgun sequence genome:
ATCGAGGAAGTGTCGGTAAAGATCGGGTTTCCGTGTTATTTTTAGCGATGTCAGTGACAGGCAGCTGAGACGTCCCTGAGCCGCTTTCATCCAGAATGAAACACTTCAGCGGTTAGTGAAAAGCGTTGCTCAAGATGTAGACGCAGGCGTTCATGGTTCCCTCTAAATGAATTGGTTTTGGCCAATCAATAAGCTGTAGATTCAAATAACTGATCTTATTTCTGAAAGTCACCACAGCATGTTGTTTCAAAGCTGTTAAGCAAATATGGATATCTGTGGAGCAGCTTTGGTTCAGTGGGACGAGCAATTGTCCGCTAAATTGGAAGGTTGTGAGTTTTAATCCATCTTAAATATCCAGGTGTGTGCAAATAAGTCAATAACCTTGGAGCAATTTTATCTCAATCTTTGTTCCTGCAGTTCAGCAAGGTGTGCGGACATTCAGCCCTCCCACCAGACCAATGAGActgaggtttggactttgactaggccactccaaccCCTTGATCATTTTCTATTTCAGTCACTCTGTTGTAGATCAGCTGCTGATTTAGGGATCATTGTCCCATCGATGACCCAGTGTGGAGCAACATGTGTAAAATACTTTGGTAAACAGAGGAGTTCATGACCCACTCAATGCCTGCAGGGTGCCCATGTCCTGTGGCTACAGAATGAGTCTGATTCTTTAGCCCTGCACCCCACTcttgttttgttgtgatttCTTTGAGCCCCTCATTCTAACAACAATGGCTTTTCCCCTTCTTGGTCGCCTGCCAAAGGATTTGGAGTATTTGCAGCATTTTAGTTTATTATAGTTGGTAATGTTGCAGAACTGGCAAGATTTGAAGATTTTTCTGCCTCCTTGTCCTGAACACACCCTGGTTCTGGACCTACACATAATTTTATTAAAGAAGGTAAAGAATCTTTATTTGGAGAAATCCTTCCTGGGCAGGGAAACCATCACTGcaccacagaacaaaaaaagctaaaaatcaTAGAACATCTTCCACAACATTAGCATTCAGCCATTTCTCCACTCCCCAGATTTACTGATTTGAATTGTTAATGAGGGACAACTCTGTACCGTTTCTCTGATTTCAACAGCATTGGGGATTTAAAACATGTCCATCATCATGTTGTCTGCTTCACTAATGATTTCCTGAGAACACACTCCTGATCTGACCTGAAGGCCTGCCTGCCAGTGATTGTGTGTCTTTTTATTTCCCTTCTATTTTGCAGCAAAGTTTCCGACGCGGCAGGAAAATCCAGGAAGTGTGAAAGCTCCTTAAAAGCCGGTCAGCGCAGTAAAATGTCAGAGAGATGCGTGAGCATCAGCGCAGCCCAGCACGATCAGCTGTTCCTACTCTGACTGTTCGTCTCTGCAATACTTCTGAGCCTTTTTCTCTTTGTCATACcagattttatttctgcaaGTGTCCTGAAACGTTTGTCTTTACAAGCATTCCTTGTGTTAGATTTACCTTTGTGTGTAGAGACCGTTTCCTTGATCTTCTTTGGGAATGTGCCGTAGCAAAAGCTGGCATGGAACCCCTTTCCTGTTACCCGCTTTTATAGGGATACGTAATCCTGTCTGTTATCCAAGGGACTTAATTAACCCAAATATTCAAGCCTGTTGAACGGAGTCCTGTCTTTACTCAGAGCAAACCAGACCGGTAACTGGTGACAAGGGCTTTGAGAGAGGTAAAGAGAGGTAAAGCAATTTATCCTGGTTGCAGCTGAGATCCCAAGAGAAAGAACCACTCTTTCCAAATGGAAATGAAGTGAGATAAATTCAAAGACACTATACTTATCTTGAACTGAATAGGAACGACTGCGGCAGAGATAACCCTTAAATCCTTAAAACGTAGATAGAAACCAGGTAAAGCAGAAATCTTCTCATACAAAGTTTGATGAAGACTAGATAACGATGTGAGGCTAATCGTAGGATTGCAGAATAGTCTTTCATCACTTCATGCACCATTTTTCCGTAAATGGTGTACATGTGTACATGGTATGTTTAGGTGGATGATCTTCAGGATGGGCACCTCTTTACACGACAAACATGCTCTGACACATCAACCAGCAACCATTTCAGCTCCAGTGGTTTATCTACTGGAGTGGACCACACTGGTCAGCCTCAGCTCCCCACCTCATAGACCCTGTGGCCAGTTCGCTACTGGCAACAGTATCTATCTTTGATACTGGAAATCGAACCTGCATCCTCAGGATCGGCCATTTTCGGTGCGATGTTCGTGACTTCTGTCGGTGGTCATAATGATATGCCTGTTCAGTGTGTGTTTTGAATATTACACAGACTTATCACAAGTCAAGTGATCCAAAAGAGCAAGAAGAAGCATCAACGAGACCCAGGAGCCGTCAGATGGTACAAAGAAAGACTTCCACCACCGCATTAGAACAAAACTACAACCAAATCTAAGTTTGTGGTGCAGGTATACATCTATACGTATATCGATGTCCACTTTCCTTTAATAGAATCTGATCGTTCACCACTTTCAGGAGCTGCTCTGACGGCCTATTTTAAGCGCTCATCAGTGTTATCTGAGATACGAGCTTACTCTGGGCATCGTGATGTTTCCTGCGCCAGCTTGGAGCTGCGTGCTTCACCCAGCCTGGTTCCCTCACACGCATTATGCTCATAAATTTCTTTCATCTCAGGAACACCAGCGGTATGTCCCAACAAGCCGGCCCTGACCAAAATGACCGCCCCTCATAATCGGAGGCTGCTTCGACCCCTCCCCCGGCTGAACGAAGCAGTCAGCAAGGCGAAGCCGCCGGGTTTATCCGCCCAAAGTAGGTCAGAATACGGAGACGAGGGACTAACCTTTCATCCTTCCACGTTAAACTTCTAGCATCTGTCCAACAAAGGTTTGCATTCATTCATAGCTCAACAACGCGGCCTGTTCCCTCACACCCCTCTCACATCTACACGCCAACACAAGCCGGCACGATGAGCCGCCCCGGTTCCAGGGAAACAGATTTAGTCCGGTGTGAGCGCGGCACTAATGCTTGGGTTGACAGCTCTGAGCGGCCATCACGGCTCACCTAATTTGTCTGCGGTTTTTCTCCCTTTCTCTGTAAACACTGGCTCTCACCACTCGGACGGCAGCTGATGGGCTGTTTTGTGCTGCGTGCCTGTAGCTGTTCTTACTTGTGTTCGGGATGTTGGCAAACAGAGTATGAGATGTAACGTGGGAGGTAATAAATTACGCGCGCGACATCGGCCGTATCTTATATCTGCAGCTGAAGCAGATGGAAGTTTCCGTTGATAATATGGTAACTGTGGATTTTGCAAAAGCCCGCCCTGACAGCTTTAAACGCATCATTCTGTCAGACGGTTTCCAAACAATTTGGGAGTCATCAGTACTATTACTTTTAAGCCCATATTTTATGCTTACCCGAGGGTTTGAATATGCATTGTGAACAAAGCTATGCTTCAAATATGGCTGttagtttaaaataaagccaCTTTTTTAAACATAGGGCCATGTGTTTAACTACAGCAGTGATCAGAACTTTACATCCACTCATGACTGCcagaaatgtctgaaatgtGGGGCTTTTAACGACTTCTTTAAGCCGTTCTTTTTCCAGGTTGGAGAAGTGAAATAACATAAACTGTAAGGATTTGTTAAATCAACAATTGGGTGCACAATTTTAGATTGATTGAGGATTTTCTCTTATCCTCAAAGGGTCAGAATTGTACATATTGACCCAAATACCTCGATGCATTCAGCTAAAACCTTCCAAAACTCAGGAAAGCCTTTTCTGACCGACTGCAGATTCCAAAACTAACAATTCAAACAACTTTGCAATTAGATGTATCACTTTGGCAGGGTCTGGAAGAAGAGTCAGCAACTATCTCAGATAAAAGGGAAACTGATTAGCTTAAAATGGTTTGACCGGAAAAAAGACCAATTAAGAAAGTCGTGAACTGCCACCTTTCATCTGACCGAAAATTTGCAGTTCCTTAAATGAAGAAAAGTTTGATGGTCTGAGGATTGAAAGGCTGAACCTCGCAGGAAAGAAGCCCGTTTGGAGAAGTCAAGGTGAGGCTTTCATACCTGAGAACTTCTGTCGGAAGGAGGCTCAAAATCTGTTAATGATGAAGGCGCAACTTGCTCAGCGACCTTTCACCAAATATTAGAGGGACTTTCTACTCATGCTTGAGCCTGAATGTATAATTATTCCTGTCATACCACAAGAATAAACAAGAATTGGCTCTCTTCCTGTTTCCTTAAATTCATGACTTTTAGTGAAACAGCACGGCATGTTTCTGCAATAGAGATTCACATTAAATTTAACTGTgtctaattaaaataaacttatttcTGAACCCAAAGAGGCTCAACTCTTCTTCCTCTGGATCTTCAGGAAAAAGTCTCAATGTTCTTGCACAGCTTCCTCAGAGCAACTTAGAGCATTcgatgtaaacaaaacaaacagcaaaagacATGTTCCAGAATAAAAAATCTCTACAGATCGCTACAGATCATGGCTTGTTCATCGTGCAGAACCTTTAACCACCAATTTCACAGAGATTAATAGAGCTATTCGTTACATATTTCAATCTCATGATGAGTGAAGGAAAATATGGGAATTAACTTCTCTAGAGAGAAGAATAATTGCTTAAgagtatttaaatgtattttgtattatgtctttgtttctctctcttGGCTTCCTCtttgcatctaaagacagttacaaggtcggctttctatcacctgaagaacatttctaggattaaaggactgatgtctcagcaggatctagaaaaactaatccatgcgtttatttttagtcgaattgattactgcaacggtgttttcacaggcctgcctaaaaagtggatcagacagctgcagctgatccagaacgctgctgcccacgtcctcactaagactaagaaagtagagcacatcaccccagttctaaagtccttacactggctccctgtagctcagagaatagactttaaaatacttctgttagtctataaatccttaaatggcttagctcctaaatacatcacagacttgttatcagcgtataaaccctccagaccactaaggtcttctggctccagcctgctctgcatacctagaaccagaaccaaacatggagaagcagcatttagttcctatgctccaattatctggaacaaacttccagaaaactgtaaaggtgcggaaaaccttagtttctttaaatcaagattgaaaacacatttgtttaaaattgccttcaactgtcctagttaactgaatcaccacttttttgttctattttctatctatattttattcctacttgcttttattctgttttattttgctatattttaatcatgtaaagcactttgcattgtctttgtactgaattgtgctatataaataaatttgccttgccttgccttgcctttaataTGGATTCTCCTGTGTTTACATTTCCTTTCCGGCTAAACATTTGTCCACAAACATCACATCAGAGAGGTTTCTGTTTAATGTGGATTCCCTCATACATCTTTCCAGTTATGCTTTTTAATGCAGTGATTGCGACTAATTGGTAAGGCTGAAAGATTGGAAACATCTCAGTTATCTTGATTCTTGGTGGTTTCAGCTTCTTATGTTGGGACGGTTGCTTTAAGTGCTGGGAGAACATCTTCTCTAACCATCTGCGGGACATTTGAAAAGAaccattgaaacacattatgtaaAGCCATGTATCCATCCTTCCATTATCtatacacgcttatccctggtggggttgtgaggggtgctggtgcctacctCCAGCTGTCAAAGAGCGAAAGACGGGGTCCACGcaggacaggtcggcagtctatcgcagggcataATGTTATGCATatgacaatttttattttattcactgcaaaaagggaactcaaagtaggtaaaatcctcttgaaattagtgtatttttcattgatttgagttagtaaatcagactatttgccaatggaataagatttttgcacttaaaataagaacaattcatcttcgtcatattatttcaagtgcaggatgcctaattatcttattttaggggtggaaATTgtcattccattggtagatagccttatttagctgctcaaatcaaggaaaaatatactaattttaagaaaattttacttacttttagttccctttttgcagtggcaTGCATACAACAGTTGTATTATGTTGGTGAGATCAGAGGAGACGCCCGCTAAAATAATTGCGCTGAGATGTTGTTTATGAAGCCTATATTATACcaatgtcatttatttatcacttaatctttttaattttttcccccacagaaAGTTTATgtttactctttttttaaacaactccTACGTGTGAAATAAAACCGATCCTTTCATCATCTTCCTATTTTGGGTCGGAAATGTGAttggatatatattttttaaagttgtctAGATATCTCTTATTATTAGAGATGAAACTGAATGAAACTAACAAACTAAAACGTGCGATCTAGATCCATGTCTGCTTTTTGTACTCCCGATATCTCGGCGAAGCTGGGTTCCTGTGCCTGAAAGACGCGTCGTGGCAGAAGTATTCACAACGGTCTCCTCTGCCATCTCGGTCACAGACACAGAGACTCCTTCGGTCAAAAATAACGTCCCCCCCTCTAGGTAGGAGAAAATCATGTTTGTTTAAAGCCAGATCCTGTTTCAGTTTTGCTTTGGGAAAAGCTTTTCTCCCGAGTCTTCCTGCGCACCCTCTTCTGAACAGCATGTGATTGTCCGTGGTCTGATGAGTTTCTCAGCTCGCAGCTTTTCATGTTTCCTGAGGCATGTCTCCTGGAGCGTAACGGATGGCAGTGATGAAAAGTACTCCATGTCCAGACATCAATCAGGCAGTTACAAGAAGGACGGAAATGGCACAAATGTTACAGAGGTGCATATCTGAAGTGGTAGACCTGTGCGGGTATCTAAGAACAGATCCTGTTGAGGAGTCGTCCAGCTTCAGAAATGACAGCAGATACTTGCAAACTAGTCAGAAATACAGAACTGCAACTTAAATATCCACAGCATGGATATTTGGCTGGAAAATGGACATGATTGGGTGCTTGTTGAGCCGATGATGGATCCCTGACCCTTTCATATTGCAGCGATTGCTCTGGTCGAAGCGAGTTTTCTGTGGGGAAAACAACATGCCTTCTGTCAGCTTCAGTCTGGAGATCAAGTGCTTAAGGCCTTCTCAGGTGTCAGTTTCAGATTTATGCCTTACTTCAGCCTTTTATAGAGATTTGATATTCCAGAAGTTATTTGTCACGTCTTTCCAAGCACCCAAAAATAAATTGCTCGCTGTCTGGCAAAGGGAGGGTCGAGTCTCCGTTTTGGTTGTGACAGCCTGTCATGTCATCCTGAAGGCTGCTGCTCCTGTTGCTCTTACGCTGCCGAGCCAGACGTGCCATTAGCTTTGGGAATCTTCTCTCCTAATGGACTTCACCGCTACCTGGTGTTTGTGCGCTGCATGGAGTAAAGACTCTTGAGAGCCGAAGTCCAGGCCGAGAAATTAATTTTGCAATGTATCTGGAAAACTCCGAGCAGGGGAAAGTGGGCGGGGAGGGGGAGCTTTCCGCCGAAGCCATTCTCTCCGGACAATGTGCAGTTTCTAAAGTAACGGGAGCTGCAGGTTTAAGCAGCTCTTCAAAGGGAAGTGCTGAGCTGGACATAAAGGCCCTTGTGGAATACACAGAGCAGAGTGCCAGCGGAGGAGCGGACCCTCCTCGTCTTTGTGTGGAGTGTTGCAACGTGAACACAGAGCAGACTGAACCCTGCACGGATTGTAAAGGACTCGCTGAGAGCTTTGAGGAATATTCTTCCAGCAATGGGCTTTTTGAATCGGACTGCCCCCCGGCAGAGACTGGGTGCACAGGGTTAAGCCAACTATATGATGAATGTCTTCAACCCTGTGAGTGTTTTAAAGCTTGCAAGTCCTCTGAGCATTGTGCTAATCATAGCTTAGCCTCTAAAAGTAACCTTTGCTGTGAACACTTTCCAGAACAcctgttgttatttcagccaTGTAAGCCCTCTGATCAACAGTCAGAGTCTTCTGATTATGAGCCGGATGAATTGGAAGTGACCTCCGACAGTTTTGGGGAATCAGAAATGCCTGTTTTTGTGTCCGAGCGCGCGGAGAACCTCGAGTTACCTCTGGACCGTCGGTGTGAGGACTCGGACTCAGAGCAGGACCGGTCAACAGAGGACTCAGAGCAAAACTTCACACAAACCATCTCTGACTCGATGGAGTCTCTAACCTGCGCTGCAGTCTTCTCTGAGTACGACGAAAGTCAGGCTGAAGCCGAATACACAGACAATGACGGCGATGAAGAGGATGAGCGCTATGACCATAATGAGATGGAGGCCAGTGATGAAGAGTCTTCCGCGTTATTGCAGGACGCCTCTGACGACGCCTGCGAACGTGACGCTGCTGCAGAAACGAGCTGTGAGCGTCTTTCTGCGGCAGACGTCTCTGTAGACGCCGGGGAGTTGCATGAAGACGATTCTGACGAAGAACCAAGTCAGCATTGCGACCTTGAGGACAGCGTAGAGGAAGACTTGTCTTCAGACGATTCTAAATTCGTTATTAATGGTTTCCCGTCTGATCCCGGTTTCGATTCCTCCGAGGAATCTGACAAAGGAGCTCAGGATGATTCAAGCGATGAGCCGATGCAGTGGGACTCATTTGAAGAGAACGGCGAGGAACAACCTCCGAGCGTCGACGAGAGTAGCGAGgaggacaaaaagaaaaccccCACCGTCGAAGCCGTGATTGAGGATTACTTTGATTTGTTTGACAGAGCAGACTGCTCCAAGCAGGTGTTCACACGGGAGCGCCATTACGTCTCCTGCTTCGACGGGGGCGATATTCACCACCACCTCCATCTTGAAGAGGAGGCTCAGAAACAAAGCTTCAAAACAGCTCTCAACCTGAAAGAGACATGTGAGGCCATCAACCAACCGGAGAAGGATGTCCACACCGAAGAATCAGCTGGAATAAATAGCCAGGAAAGTGATGAGCGTTCTGAAGATTCAGAGGAGGAAGAGTCAAGTCAGAGAGACTCCAGCTCTTGTGGTGCAGAGCACCGGCCTGATGACTGGACCCTGAAATCTGAATCAAGTTCAACAAAAGATGAAGCTGAAGACAAAGAATCTGAGACCTCGTGTCCTTATCCAGAGTACTACCAGGACTCTGAGGACGATGAAGAATATTATGACGAGGAAGACTGGGGATTTGACGGGCACGTCTATGATTATTACGATGAAGAACCTGAGTTCTACCTTGACTCATACGCAGAGGAAGGCACATTTGCACCGTGCGCCAGAGAAATCTCCATCGAGGGCGATGTCTATGAAGACAAAGTCTCTGCCGTTGAGAGCAACGACTCGGCTGGTGAAGCTGCATCCACAGCGGCTGCTGAGATGACCTTTGATCTCAAAGACGACGAGAATGACAAACAAGACCCTGAACTGGAGGGTTTTCCTGCCTGTTCAGAGATGGAGCCTTACTGGGCGCTCGTCGATGAAGAGCAAACTGGAGAGTGTTGCTTTTCAGGCGTTGAGGATTACTATGCATACCAGATCAAATGCATTCAGTCTTCAGCTACACAACCCTTGAACAGATTCATACTGGATAGCAGATTTACTGATGGAAAGGTTGAAAGTAATCTGGCGGATAAAAGGGAAGATCTCGCTCTTTCATCTGAAGTCGACCCAGAGGAGGAGTCATCGACCAGATTAGGAATTACTGTTGTCAAAATACTCCCCAACGAACAAGGTTCAGAACCTGACCATGAGCCGGAGGACATCTCAGAGCTGACGTCCCCTCTGGGTATTATTCACAGCGTTGTCTCCAAGCATGAGGCCACACAG
This genomic interval carries:
- the LOC105938025 gene encoding uncharacterized protein LOC105938025 isoform X4; this translates as MYLENSEQGKVGGEGELSAEAILSGQCAVSKVTGAAGLSSSSKGSAELDIKALVEYTEQSASGGADPPRLCVECCNVNTEQTEPCTDCKGLAESFEEYSSSNGLFESDCPPAETGCTGLSQLYDECLQPCECFKACKSSEHCANHSLASKSNLCCEHFPEHLLLFQPCKPSDQQSESSDYEPDELEVTSDSFGESEMPVFVSERAENLELPLDRRCEDSDSEQDRSTEDSEQNFTQTISDSMESLTCAAVFSEYDESQAEAEYTDNDGDEEDERYDHNEMEASDEESSALLQDASDDACERDAAAETSCERLSAADVSVDAGELHEDDSDEEPSQHCDLEDSVEEDLSSDDSKFVINGFPSDPGFDSSEESDKGAQDDSSDEPMQWDSFEENGEEQPPSVDESSEEDKKKTPTVEAVIEDYFDLFDRADCSKQVFTRERHYVSCFDGGDIHHHLHLEEEAQKQSFKTALNLKETCEAINQPEKDVHTEESAGINSQESDERSEDSEEEESSQRDSSSCGAEHRPDDWTLKSESSSTKDEAEDKESETSCPYPEYYQDSEDDEEYYDEEDWGFDGHVYDYYDEEPEFYLDSYAEEGTFAPCAREISIEGDVYEDKVSAVESNDSAGEAASTAAAEMTFDLKDDENDKQDPELEGFPACSEMEPYWALVDEEQTGECCFSGVEDYYAYQIKCIQSSATQPLNRFILDSRFTDGKVESNLADKREDLALSSEVDPEEESSTRLGITVVKILPNEQGSEPDHEPEDISELTSPLGIIHSVVSKHEATQSRDSEEESDDDSSEHCECEYCIPPTEQPLNNADFIIPVEIEGIVHQYADPVSDLLDKDGAFQSRLFREACVYHKGNYVKDLSRLGRDLKRVIIIDNSPASYIFHPDNAVPVVSWFNDMSDTELLDLIPFFERLSKVDDIYDILKKQKTSS
- the LOC105938025 gene encoding uncharacterized protein LOC105938025 isoform X1, producing the protein MYLENSEQGKVGGEGELSAEAILSGQCAVSKVTGAAGLSSSSKGSAELDIKALVEYTEQSASGGADPPRLCVECCNVNTEQTEPCTDCKGLAESFEEYSSSNGLFESDCPPAETGCTGLSQLYDECLQPCECFKACKSSEHCANHSLASKSNLCCEHFPEHLLLFQPCKPSDQQSESSDYEPDELEVTSDSFGESEMPVFVSERAENLELPLDRRCEDSDSEQDRSTEDSEQNFTQTISDSMESLTCAAVFSEYDESQAEAEYTDNDGDEEDERYDHNEMEASDEESSALLQDASDDACERDAAAETSCERLSAADVSVDAGELHEDDSDEEPSQHCDLEDSVEEDLSSDDSKFVINGFPSDPGFDSSEESDKGAQDDSSDEPMQWDSFEENGEEQPPSVDESSEEDKKKTPTVEAVIEDYFDLFDRADCSKQVFTRERHYVSCFDGGDIHHHLHLEEEAQKQSFKTALNLKETCEAINQPEKDVHTEESAGINSQESDERSEDSEEEESSQRDSSSCGAEHRPDDWTLKSESSSTKDEAEDKESETSCPYPEYYQDSEDDEEYYDEEDWGFDGHVYDYYDEEPEFYLDSYAEEGTFAPCAREISIEGDVYEDKVSAVESNDSAGEAASTAAAEMTFDLKDDENDKQDPELEGFPACSEMEPYWALVDEEQTGECCFSGVEDYYAYQIKCIQSSATQPLNRFILDSRFTDGKVESNLADKREDLALSSEVDPEEESSTRLGITVVKILPNEQGSEPDHEPEDISELTSPLGIIHSVVSKHEATQSRDSEEESDDDSSEHCECEYCIPPTEQVPAKPLLSQLASNDPAKICVVIDLDETLVHSSFKPLNNADFIIPVEIEGIVHQVHVLKRPHVDEFLKRMGEMFECVLFTASLSKYADPVSDLLDKDGAFQSRLFREACVYHKGNYVKDLSRLGRDLKRVIIIDNSPASYIFHPDNAVPVVSWFNDMSDTELLDLIPFFERLSKVDDIYDILKKQKTSS
- the LOC105938025 gene encoding uncharacterized protein LOC105938025 isoform X3 encodes the protein MYLENSEQGKVGGEGELSAEAILSGQCAVSKVTGAAGLSSSSKGSAELDIKALVEYTEQSASGGADPPRLCVECCNVNTEQTEPCTDCKGLAESFEEYSSSNGLFESDCPPAETGCTGLSQLYDECLQPCECFKACKSSEHCANHSLASKSNLCCEHFPEHLLLFQPCKPSDQQSESSDYEPDELEVTSDSFGESEMPVFVSERAENLELPLDRRCEDSDSEQDRSTEDSEQNFTQTISDSMESLTCAAVFSEYDESQAEAEYTDNDGDEEDERYDHNEMEASDEESSALLQDASDDACERDAAAETSCERLSAADVSVDAGELHEDDSDEEPSQHCDLEDSVEEDLSSDDSKFVINGFPSDPGFDSSEESDKGAQDDSSDEPMQWDSFEENGEEQPPSVDESSEEDKKKTPTVEAVIEDYFDLFDRADCSKQVFTRERHYVSCFDGGDIHHHLHLEEEAQKQSFKTALNLKETCEAINQPEKDVHTEESAGINSQESDERSEDSEEEESSQRDSSSCGAEHRPDDWTLKSESSSTKDEAEDKESETSCPYPEYYQDSEDDEEYYDEEDWGFDGHVYDYYDEEPEFYLDSYAEEGTFAPCAREISIEGDVYEDKVSAVESNDSAGEAASTAAAEMTFDLKDDENDKQDPELEGFPACSEMEPYWALVDEEQTGECCFSGVEDYYAYQIKCIQSSATQPLNRFILDSRFTDGKVESNLADKREDLALSSEVDPEEESSTRLGITVVKILPNEQGSEPDHEPEDISELTSPLGIIHSVVSKHEATQSRDSEEESDDDSSEHCECEYCIPPTEQPLNNADFIIPVEIEGIVHQVHVLKRPHVDEFLKRMGEMFECVLFTASLSKYADPVSDLLDKDGAFQSRLFREACVYHKGNYVKDLSRLGRDLKRVIIIDNSPASYIFHPDNAVPVVSWFNDMSDTELLDLIPFFERLSKVDDIYDILKKQKTSS
- the LOC105938025 gene encoding uncharacterized protein LOC105938025 isoform X2, whose translation is MYLENSEQGKVGGEGELSAEAILSGQCAVSKVTGAAGLSSSSKGSAELDIKALVEYTEQSASGGADPPRLCVECCNVNTEQTEPCTDCKGLAESFEEYSSSNGLFESDCPPAETGCTGLSQLYDECLQPCECFKACKSSEHCANHSLASKSNLCCEHFPEHLLLFQPCKPSDQQSESSDYEPDELEVTSDSFGESEMPVFVSERAENLELPLDRRCEDSDSEQDRSTEDSEQNFTQTISDSMESLTCAAVFSEYDESQAEAEYTDNDGDEEDERYDHNEMEASDEESSALLQDASDDACERDAAAETSCERLSAADVSVDAGELHEDDSDEEPSQHCDLEDSVEEDLSSDDSKFVINGFPSDPGFDSSEESDKGAQDDSSDEPMQWDSFEENGEEQPPSVDESSEEDKKKTPTVEAVIEDYFDLFDRADCSKQVFTRERHYVSCFDGGDIHHHLHLEEEAQKQSFKTALNLKETCEAINQPEKDVHTEESAGINSQESDERSEDSEEEESSQRDSSSCGAEHRPDDWTLKSESSSTKDEAEDKESETSCPYPEYYQDSEDDEEYYDEEDWGFDGHVYDYYDEEPEFYLDSYAEEGTFAPCAREISIEGDVYEDKVSAVESNDSAGEAASTAAAEMTFDLKDDENDKQDPELEGFPACSEMEPYWALVDEEQTGECCFSGVEDYYAYQIKCIQSSATQPLNRFILDSRFTDGKVESNLADKREDLALSSEVDPEEESSTRLGITVVKILPNEQGSEPDHEPEDISELTSPLGIIHSVVSKHEATQSRDSEEESDDDSSEHCECEYCIPPTEQVPAKPLLSQLASNDPAKICVVIDLDETLVHSSFKPLNNADFIIPVEIEGIVHQYADPVSDLLDKDGAFQSRLFREACVYHKGNYVKDLSRLGRDLKRVIIIDNSPASYIFHPDNAVPVVSWFNDMSDTELLDLIPFFERLSKVDDIYDILKKQKTSS